The genomic stretch TGGGTATGGCATCGGGTATTCTGGCAAGGACGGCTTCATCTATCCATATTGTCACGTTCCCCCGGTTGATCAGGCCTTCATTATAGGCCGCCCAATTCCTGACACGGTAGTGTGCCTTCGGCTCACCTTTCTTGTGTATGTCCTTGCGTATTTTCTTGGCAAAAATTAGGCAGTTACTCTGGAATCTGACTTGATAGGAGGCTGGCCTCGCGACCGTTGCGCGTAAACGTCAACGGATCTCGCTCGATTTATGCAACAACGCCCCAGTTGCTTGACCAAATTCCACGCGAAGAACAAATCGATCTCATCGGCGGTGACGGTGCCTAGGACACCAAGCCATGCCATGCTGCCATTGCTGCACGCAGTGCTATTCCTTCCATTCCGCCACGCGAAGGTGCCGCTCATTGGCCAGAGGATATGCCTGGTGCGGTCTGGCGTAATGGGGCGGTTGATGCAATTGCCCGTGACGGTCGTCGAAAATGGAAACAAGACAGTGGCTACCACCGGCGATCGCTTGCCGAGAATGCGATGTATCGGTTCAAGACGGCGTTGTTGCATAAATCAAGCGCGAAGACGCAATGGCATCGACGGGCATATTGATCACGAATTTCGGATCAATAATTTCAAGCGATATGAACGGATTGCGGACGAGCGAGGTCCGCAATCCGTTCCATTGCGTCCTCACACTCGATTTATGCAACAACGCCGATCAATAGTGTAATAACGCCCCCGTTACAGGAGGCCGAACGATGCGAGCACTCCCTTCACCTGGGACAGCGAGGGCTGCGCGCCGGTCGTGCCGAGATTGACGACGTTCGGCGACCAGTAGCCGCCCGTGCGCCATGCGGTGGCGCAATTGTACAGTTCGACCGTTGGGCGCCTGAGCGCCGCCGCGATGTGTACGAGGCCGGTATCGACACCGACCGTGGCCGCCGCGCCGTCGACCAGGCCCACCACGGCCGGCAGCGACATTTTTGGCGGCACGATCGCGACCGCACCGAACTCCCTGGCCAGCCGCTCGCTGGCGGCGCGCTCCACCTCGCTGCCCCAGGGTAACACCAGCGACGCGCCACGCTGCACTAGCGCTTGGCCGAGCTCGATCCAGGCGGCGTCGGGCCATTGCTTGTCTGCGCGCGACGTCGCATGGACGAAGACCACGTACGGTACCGGAAACTTCAGTTCTGCAGCCGCCAGCGCGCGTGCTGCCTGATGCGTATTAAGACCGAAATCAAGCTCGTCGTCAGGCGACAGTGCTGGGTCGCCCAGAGCCGCGGCTACCAACTGGCGCGTGCGCTCCACCACGTGGGTACGCGGCGCGATCGGCACGCAGTGGCGGTAGAAGAACCGCACTGGCCATTCATAGCCGGCACCGTCTGTGCGGTTAGCCAGGCCGGTCAGTGGGCCGCGCGCCCAACTCGCCACCCAGGCGCTCTTGATCAGCCCCTGGCAGTCGATCACTAAATCGTAATGCTTGTCGGCGATTTGCCGGCGAAACGCACGGATCTCGCGCCAGGTCCGCGCGCTGCCTAGAGACTTTCGCCAGCGCCGCAGCGAAAACGGCAGCACCTTGCGCACGCCGTTTACCAGTTTGACCAGCTCGACGAAGTCTTCCTCGACGAGCCAGTCGATCTGGGCATTCGGGTGGCGCCGGTGAATGTCGGCGATCACCGGCATATTGTGTACGACATCACCAAGCGACGAGACGCGTACGATTAGAATTTTATGCACGCTAAAAATCGACAAAAAACCAGTACAGCCTAAAAAGCACAATTTTATTGCGTCGGCGGATGGCATTGTTGCATAAATCGAGCGAGATCCGTTGA from Burkholderia sp. encodes the following:
- the waaC gene encoding lipopolysaccharide heptosyltransferase I, encoding MPSADAIKLCFLGCTGFLSIFSVHKILIVRVSSLGDVVHNMPVIADIHRRHPNAQIDWLVEEDFVELVKLVNGVRKVLPFSLRRWRKSLGSARTWREIRAFRRQIADKHYDLVIDCQGLIKSAWVASWARGPLTGLANRTDGAGYEWPVRFFYRHCVPIAPRTHVVERTRQLVAAALGDPALSPDDELDFGLNTHQAARALAAAELKFPVPYVVFVHATSRADKQWPDAAWIELGQALVQRGASLVLPWGSEVERAASERLAREFGAVAIVPPKMSLPAVVGLVDGAAATVGVDTGLVHIAAALRRPTVELYNCATAWRTGGYWSPNVVNLGTTGAQPSLSQVKGVLASFGLL